One part of the Malus sylvestris chromosome 2, drMalSylv7.2, whole genome shotgun sequence genome encodes these proteins:
- the LOC126611131 gene encoding bZIP transcription factor 11-like, which yields MASSSGVSSESSKLQNSGSDEDLNQVMDQRKRKRMLSNRESARRSRMRKQEHLTDLTAQIGLLTRDNNQIITSMNVTNQLYMKLEAENSVLRAQMDELTNRLQSLNDIMDCINSSKWIYEEEDNHNIIGGGDGFLNPWGTGFLNNQPIMASADMFMC from the coding sequence ATGGCTTCTTCAAGTGGGGTTTCTTCAGAGTCAAGCAAGCTCCAAAACTCAGGATCTGATGAAGATCTTAACCAAGTCATGGACCAGAGAAAGCGCAAAAGAATGCTGTCCAACCGGGAATCGGCACGTCGATCCCGGATGCGAAAACAGGAGCATCTGACTGATCTGACGGCTCAGATTGGTCTCCTGACAAGGGATAACAACCAGATCATCACATCCATGAACGTGACCAACCAGCTTTACATGAAGCTCGAGGCAGAAAACTCAGTCCTCAGAGCTCAGATGGATGAGCTCACAAACAGATTGCAGTCTCTCAATGATATTATGGATTGTATTAATTCAAGCAAATGGATCTATGAGGAAGAagataatcataatattattGGTGGAGGTGATGGGTTTCTGAACCCATGGGGTACTGGCTTTTTGAATAATCAACCAATCATGGCCTCTGCAGACATGTTTATGTGCTAA